The Desulfohalovibrio reitneri genome contains a region encoding:
- a CDS encoding glycosyltransferase family 4 protein — protein MANQADPAHPRPAAVLVERFSPYGGTEAFAMRLVRALTEAGTRVEVVCARTETEAPPGVVLRVVGRPPGPRGLKLAWFAWRASRLAASGRYGFILSLAPTTRQDLSRVSGGPQRVFERLSLRAQPPGLRRLAKRVRRMLSPGHLLTRAIQKRQFAPGSKLVAVSHRVRDWLLREHPGLNPDDVRVVYNKPDLSRYRPPQAGERAAARRDWNIPEGSRAMVLAGTNFDLKGVATAIAALAKLPGEFLLLVAGGRNPGRHARLARDLGVADRVRFLGRVDDMPHLYRAADLFVLPSFYDTCSNAVLEALASGLPAISSADNGSSFFLPERWVVQDPGDAAELAEAIRSAAAEEPPEPFAWPENVECGIEPYVRHITEALKP, from the coding sequence GTGGCCAACCAAGCAGACCCCGCCCACCCCAGGCCCGCCGCCGTGCTGGTGGAGCGTTTTTCCCCGTATGGCGGCACCGAGGCCTTCGCCATGCGCCTGGTCCGGGCCCTGACCGAGGCCGGGACGCGGGTGGAGGTGGTTTGCGCTCGCACAGAGACCGAAGCCCCTCCAGGCGTGGTTCTGCGCGTGGTGGGCAGGCCGCCGGGTCCGCGCGGCCTCAAGCTGGCCTGGTTCGCCTGGCGGGCCTCACGGCTGGCCGCATCCGGCCGCTACGGCTTCATCCTCAGCCTGGCCCCCACCACCCGCCAGGATCTATCCCGCGTCAGCGGCGGGCCCCAGCGCGTCTTCGAGCGCCTCTCCCTGCGCGCCCAACCACCGGGATTGCGCAGGCTAGCCAAACGCGTCCGCCGTATGCTCTCCCCCGGGCACCTGCTCACCCGGGCCATCCAGAAGCGCCAGTTCGCTCCCGGCAGCAAGCTGGTGGCCGTCTCCCACCGGGTCCGAGACTGGCTGCTGCGGGAACACCCCGGGCTGAACCCCGACGACGTGCGGGTGGTCTACAACAAGCCGGATCTCTCCCGGTACAGGCCGCCGCAAGCCGGGGAGCGCGCCGCGGCCAGGCGGGACTGGAACATACCCGAGGGAAGCAGGGCCATGGTTCTGGCGGGCACCAACTTCGACCTCAAGGGCGTGGCCACGGCCATTGCCGCTCTGGCGAAGCTGCCCGGGGAATTCCTGCTGCTGGTGGCCGGAGGCCGCAACCCGGGCCGCCATGCGAGGCTTGCTCGGGACCTGGGTGTTGCCGACAGGGTGCGCTTCCTGGGCCGGGTTGACGACATGCCGCACCTGTACCGCGCGGCCGACCTGTTCGTGCTGCCCTCCTTCTATGACACCTGCTCCAACGCCGTGCTGGAAGCCCTGGCCAGCGGCCTGCCCGCCATCTCATCCGCGGACAACGGCTCCAGCTTCTTCCTGCCCGAACGCTGGGTGGTGCAAGATCCCGGCGACGCGGCCGAACTGGCCGAGGCCATCCGAAGCGCGGCCGCCGAGGAGCCGCCCGAGCCCTTCGCCTGGCCTGAAAACGTGGAATGCGGCATCGAACCGTACGTCAGACACATCACGGAGGCGCTCAAACCATGA
- a CDS encoding class I SAM-dependent methyltransferase: MPNDPFAGRTLDDLLEEARSKYDVTFETMAAGEHSLEVLQLADMEAYVERLARELPPNTPLELPFWAKVWRTAIILSFFVQKLPAQGRNLLEIGAGVGVCGLFAAAHGFNVTVTDIHPDALLFAKIGALKNSLDERVRVLPCDFTTDRLGERFDVVLGSEVLYMDEHYRALTKFLGAHLAKDEDAEIILAKEYTRKAKKFFKLAERDFAIRSSTMGFKSGEDEKHLTTIYRLTPRGS, encoded by the coding sequence ATGCCCAACGATCCCTTCGCCGGGCGCACCCTCGACGACCTGCTCGAGGAGGCCCGGAGCAAATACGACGTCACCTTCGAGACCATGGCCGCTGGCGAGCACAGCCTGGAGGTGCTGCAGTTGGCGGACATGGAAGCCTACGTGGAGCGGCTGGCCCGCGAGCTGCCCCCCAACACCCCGCTGGAGCTGCCCTTCTGGGCCAAGGTCTGGCGCACGGCCATCATTCTCTCCTTTTTCGTCCAGAAGCTGCCCGCCCAGGGCCGCAACCTGCTGGAAATTGGCGCGGGGGTCGGCGTCTGCGGCCTGTTCGCCGCCGCCCACGGCTTCAACGTGACCGTCACCGACATCCACCCCGACGCCCTTCTCTTCGCCAAAATCGGGGCGCTCAAGAACAGCCTGGACGAACGCGTGCGGGTGCTGCCCTGCGACTTCACCACGGACCGCCTCGGCGAACGGTTCGACGTGGTCCTGGGCTCCGAGGTCCTGTATATGGACGAGCACTACCGCGCCTTGACCAAGTTTCTGGGCGCCCACCTGGCCAAAGACGAGGACGCGGAGATCATCCTGGCCAAGGAGTACACCCGCAAGGCCAAGAAGTTCTTCAAGCTGGCCGAGCGGGACTTCGCCATCCGGTCCTCCACCATGGGCTTCAAGTCCGGCGAGGACGAGAAGCACCTGACCACCATCTACCGACTGACCCCCAGGGGAAGCTGA
- a CDS encoding tetratricopeptide repeat protein translates to MYSLTELLDNLPSVKQSRMVSSGYGLWMVWSGQLSKALPQTLEEHAGLRMAGAPSQALWFFSNREVFKALARLQIWSRLNPMQTFFQVLPASFLVGWDMETSVSVAADLSSQEVIGPGGFEALIHPKCQEAAASIPGLEMEPVNQATGLAPAEWKRMAADPGQSYESSLGWYVIIRPLGNSQDRDFVNGWRTFFSRVEPVLRRMGLKYLYNESTLIVPIESLRVLRGFCKDVIATVKEIKSDQEALYWPCVVVAVGKEGFHFNEDLPKKVNLEWKRLTPDYPHLSYRHAFLLGDDFKVNQVAYFSDRLGIDNWCYVTISKEGEAGSEGGRLQVELPKRMVAGTANECFYCGLKNHAPAECPSRQLRSAHPEVWEKLAHINLEEFSDVSKEVDEALQQEPLQGMGKLLHGEGRPNVLVQAMFENTLPFQIRMLRRVWRSRGKDWQGAFDTLGPEEGEFIWAAMEALRKDNQSNAETLLGNAMVRYPRSYQPRSLQSLIYMESGDLEQAFFYLQESERLGYTPVQRATFFVMQGRAQEIQFEFEKAISLYKQAEQQAKAWLDPLYRQAVCLVKMGFTEQAMGILQDLVERDPTFFNRIVIDPELDRGRFAILSSMWDVWQEARDEAEKARNQLNDLNSKLHQWFPPDHEFMESAGERVERLNRLSKVDNYVAYQRLRQGVSVLAKEMQEKVENEIRVVEKRVKTLLERLMEVQREASWFPFPKLLREFNRDFNFCVEKLNWMKTQQLQVADNFRKAQGFLGEVEDRLHVLQGRLVTLRVIRDATLFILLLGRNFIWMELVGLGLALVLVPLIVYLSQNVLDESWATDLVLKQKWQLQKGLVLVLSIVAMAAAALKTAIMFDRKKNQIFNEEFDKERSGRKSRKQKDKRAKKAAGKKKGGTQAKARGRSR, encoded by the coding sequence ATGTACAGTCTCACCGAACTGTTGGACAATCTGCCAAGCGTCAAGCAGTCGCGCATGGTTTCCAGCGGCTACGGCCTGTGGATGGTCTGGTCAGGCCAGCTTTCCAAGGCCCTGCCCCAGACGCTGGAGGAGCACGCCGGTCTGCGCATGGCCGGGGCTCCTTCCCAGGCGCTGTGGTTTTTTTCCAACAGGGAGGTCTTCAAGGCCCTGGCCCGGTTGCAGATCTGGTCCAGGCTTAATCCCATGCAGACCTTCTTCCAGGTGCTTCCCGCGTCCTTTCTGGTGGGATGGGACATGGAGACCTCGGTGTCCGTGGCCGCGGACCTTTCCAGCCAGGAGGTCATTGGGCCGGGTGGTTTCGAGGCCCTGATCCACCCCAAGTGTCAGGAGGCCGCGGCCTCCATTCCCGGCCTGGAGATGGAGCCTGTCAACCAGGCCACCGGCCTCGCCCCGGCGGAGTGGAAGCGAATGGCCGCGGACCCGGGCCAGTCCTACGAGTCCTCCCTGGGCTGGTACGTCATCATCCGTCCCCTGGGCAACTCCCAGGACCGAGACTTCGTCAATGGCTGGCGCACCTTCTTCAGCCGTGTGGAACCCGTGCTGCGGCGCATGGGGCTGAAATACCTCTACAACGAAAGCACTCTCATCGTTCCCATCGAAAGCCTGCGCGTCCTGCGCGGCTTCTGCAAGGACGTCATCGCCACCGTCAAGGAGATCAAGTCCGACCAGGAGGCGCTGTACTGGCCTTGTGTCGTGGTCGCGGTGGGCAAGGAGGGCTTCCACTTCAACGAGGACCTGCCTAAGAAGGTCAACCTGGAATGGAAGCGGCTCACGCCGGATTACCCGCATCTCAGCTACCGCCACGCCTTTCTCCTGGGCGACGACTTCAAGGTCAACCAAGTTGCCTACTTCAGCGACCGGCTCGGCATCGACAACTGGTGCTACGTGACCATCTCCAAAGAGGGGGAGGCGGGGTCCGAGGGCGGGCGGCTGCAGGTTGAGCTGCCCAAGCGCATGGTGGCCGGTACCGCCAACGAATGCTTCTACTGCGGCCTGAAAAACCACGCACCCGCGGAATGCCCCTCCAGGCAGCTCCGCTCCGCGCATCCCGAGGTGTGGGAAAAGCTGGCCCACATCAATCTGGAGGAATTCTCCGACGTTTCCAAGGAGGTGGACGAGGCCCTGCAGCAGGAACCCTTGCAGGGCATGGGCAAGCTCCTGCACGGCGAAGGCCGGCCCAACGTGCTGGTCCAGGCCATGTTCGAGAACACCCTGCCGTTCCAGATACGCATGCTGCGTCGGGTGTGGCGTTCGCGCGGCAAAGACTGGCAGGGGGCTTTCGACACCTTGGGGCCGGAGGAAGGGGAGTTTATCTGGGCGGCCATGGAAGCCCTGCGCAAGGACAACCAGTCCAACGCCGAGACCCTCCTTGGCAACGCCATGGTCCGCTATCCCCGCTCCTACCAGCCGCGCTCCCTGCAGTCGCTCATCTACATGGAGAGCGGGGACCTGGAGCAGGCCTTCTTCTACCTGCAGGAGTCGGAGCGCCTCGGCTACACCCCTGTGCAGCGGGCCACTTTCTTCGTCATGCAGGGGCGGGCTCAGGAGATCCAGTTCGAGTTCGAGAAAGCCATTTCCCTTTACAAGCAAGCGGAGCAGCAGGCCAAGGCATGGCTGGACCCGCTCTACAGGCAGGCGGTCTGCCTGGTGAAGATGGGCTTCACCGAGCAGGCCATGGGCATTCTGCAGGACCTGGTGGAACGCGACCCCACCTTTTTCAACCGCATCGTCATCGACCCGGAACTGGATCGGGGGCGGTTCGCCATTCTCTCGTCCATGTGGGACGTCTGGCAGGAGGCCAGGGACGAGGCGGAAAAGGCCCGCAACCAGCTCAACGATCTCAACTCCAAGCTGCACCAGTGGTTCCCCCCGGACCACGAGTTCATGGAATCGGCAGGGGAGCGTGTGGAGCGGCTCAACCGGCTGTCCAAGGTGGACAACTACGTGGCTTACCAGCGGCTGCGCCAAGGTGTTTCCGTTCTCGCCAAGGAGATGCAGGAGAAGGTCGAGAACGAGATCCGGGTGGTCGAAAAACGGGTCAAGACGCTTTTGGAGCGGCTTATGGAGGTGCAGCGGGAGGCCTCCTGGTTCCCCTTCCCCAAGCTGTTGCGCGAGTTCAACCGGGATTTCAACTTCTGCGTGGAAAAGCTCAACTGGATGAAGACCCAGCAGCTCCAGGTGGCCGACAACTTCCGCAAGGCGCAAGGCTTTCTCGGCGAGGTGGAGGACCGCCTCCACGTCCTGCAGGGCCGTCTGGTCACGTTGCGTGTCATCCGCGACGCCACCCTCTTCATCCTGCTTCTGGGGCGCAACTTCATCTGGATGGAGTTGGTGGGCCTGGGTTTGGCCCTGGTGCTGGTGCCCCTTATCGTCTACCTCTCCCAGAACGTGTTGGACGAGTCCTGGGCCACCGACCTGGTGCTGAAGCAAAAGTGGCAATTGCAGAAGGGGCTGGTGCTGGTGCTGTCCATAGTGGCCATGGCCGCGGCCGCGCTGAAGACGGCCATCATGTTCGACCGCAAGAAGAACCAGATATTCAATGAGGAGTTCGACAAGGAGCGCAGCGGACGCAAGTCACGAAAACAAAAGGACAAGCGCGCCAAGAAGGCGGCGGGGAAGAAGAAGGGGGGAACCCAGGCCAAAGCCCGCGGACGGTCGCGGTAG
- a CDS encoding molybdenum cofactor biosynthesis protein MoaE, with protein MDIATRLTELKKDPSFRRDVGMVLIHNGVVRGTSRDGTPVESVDIRVDRDKVDQLVRECNAREGIHTVLAEAYDGNRVPGDDVLYLVVAGDIRENVKAALSDLLDQIKTQAVSKKEHPAAAG; from the coding sequence ATGGACATCGCAACTCGCCTGACCGAACTGAAAAAGGATCCCTCGTTCCGCCGCGACGTCGGCATGGTTCTCATTCACAACGGCGTCGTCCGGGGCACGTCCCGCGACGGCACCCCCGTGGAGTCCGTGGACATCCGTGTTGACCGCGACAAGGTCGACCAACTTGTCCGCGAATGCAACGCCCGCGAGGGCATCCACACCGTCCTGGCCGAGGCCTACGACGGCAACCGCGTGCCCGGCGACGACGTCCTTTACCTGGTCGTGGCCGGTGACATCCGCGAGAACGTCAAGGCCGCCCTGTCCGACCTGCTGGACCAGATCAAGACCCAGGCCGTCAGCAAAAAGGAACACCCTGCCGCGGCGGGTTAA
- the dksA gene encoding RNA polymerase-binding protein DksA yields the protein MKQEDIDYFHELLKEQLDEVLRTGEETIEDMGDSPEVYADPADRATAESDRSFTLRLRDRERKLAKKIQEAINRIEDGSFGICEDCGEDIAVARLKARPVTTLCIKCKSNREREEDQRGD from the coding sequence ATGAAGCAAGAGGACATCGACTACTTCCACGAGTTGCTCAAGGAACAGTTGGACGAGGTGCTCAGGACCGGCGAGGAGACCATCGAGGACATGGGCGACAGCCCCGAGGTCTACGCCGATCCGGCCGACCGGGCCACGGCCGAGTCCGACCGCTCCTTCACCCTGCGCCTGCGGGACAGGGAGCGGAAGTTGGCCAAGAAGATCCAGGAGGCCATCAACCGCATCGAGGACGGCTCGTTCGGCATTTGCGAGGACTGCGGCGAGGACATCGCCGTGGCCCGCCTCAAGGCCCGCCCCGTGACCACGCTGTGCATCAAGTGCAAGAGCAATCGCGAGCGCGAGGAGGATCAGCGCGGCGACTAG
- a CDS encoding TusE/DsrC/DsvC family sulfur relay protein, whose amino-acid sequence MATVEFKGKTFEIDEDGFLQRFEDWSPEWVDYVKEQEGIKELTDEHQKVIEFLQDYYKKNGIAPMVRILSKVTGFKLKHIYELFPSGPGKGACKMAGLPKPTGCV is encoded by the coding sequence ATGGCGACTGTTGAATTCAAGGGTAAGACCTTCGAGATTGATGAGGACGGCTTCCTGCAGCGCTTCGAGGACTGGAGCCCCGAGTGGGTGGACTATGTCAAGGAGCAGGAAGGCATCAAGGAGCTGACCGACGAGCACCAGAAGGTGATCGAGTTCCTGCAGGACTACTACAAGAAGAACGGCATCGCTCCCATGGTCCGCATCCTCTCCAAGGTCACCGGATTCAAGCTGAAGCACATCTACGAGCTGTTCCCCTCCGGCCCCGGCAAGGGCGCCTGCAAAATGGCCGGCCTGCCCAAGCCCACCGGCTGCGTCTAG
- a CDS encoding YcaO-like family protein, with protein MRLTECPKVFTRDLDKALPPEETVKRARAILEEKAPGVLRETRRVDTGRLGIPVYMSMYGPAASGLVPFRKQMGKGASPEQAEASALMELVERYSFFSLFADEEAFVSLTWSEAEELFGQRLMPISQVLASVGDDLDEDAARAVLDLVKWRFRPALRVGTEEEVIVPADWFKLLNEFNGSSAGNAPAEAVLQGACEAIERHVSAVVDRDRPELPTIEITPGADPVLDELLHCFAAQGIKVVLKDFSLGLPAPTVGAVAWDPATFPALSEIVFTAGTASSPAKAAIRALTEVAQLAGDFRTASRYEPSGLYKPLALDDIGWLRAGPTVPLESLPDLSAEDIRAELTKLAEAMEEQDLPLYALDLTRDDLDLPAAYVFAPGLAFRERSKHPSIGLYVGRRLAEEEDLETAVRGLKALEEHYPQAHFLAFFEGLAALASGDARVAFLKFETAAPMQPGDEETALANFYAAYALTQLADYQGALPFLDRAIELDTGAKEYFNLRGVCRFRQHEYDPAAADFQSALELDSGSAMDLANLGLCRKQQGRLDEAADHLRQALDLDPSLDFAVEQLRLVEEAGGR; from the coding sequence ATGCGACTCACCGAGTGCCCCAAGGTTTTCACTCGAGACCTGGACAAGGCCCTGCCGCCCGAGGAAACCGTCAAGCGCGCCCGGGCCATTCTGGAGGAAAAGGCCCCCGGCGTGCTCAGGGAGACCCGCCGGGTGGACACCGGACGATTGGGCATTCCGGTGTACATGTCCATGTACGGCCCGGCCGCCTCCGGGCTGGTTCCATTCCGCAAGCAGATGGGCAAGGGCGCTTCGCCCGAGCAGGCCGAGGCCAGCGCCCTCATGGAGCTTGTTGAGCGGTACAGCTTCTTCTCCCTCTTCGCGGACGAGGAGGCCTTTGTGAGCCTCACCTGGTCCGAGGCCGAAGAATTGTTCGGCCAGCGGCTCATGCCCATCTCCCAGGTACTGGCCTCGGTGGGCGACGACCTGGACGAGGACGCCGCCCGGGCCGTGCTGGACCTGGTGAAGTGGCGCTTCCGCCCGGCCCTGCGCGTGGGGACCGAAGAAGAGGTTATTGTTCCGGCGGACTGGTTCAAGCTGCTCAACGAGTTCAACGGATCCAGCGCGGGCAATGCTCCGGCCGAGGCCGTGCTGCAAGGGGCCTGCGAGGCCATCGAGCGTCACGTCTCCGCCGTGGTGGACCGCGACCGCCCGGAACTGCCCACCATCGAGATCACCCCCGGCGCCGACCCTGTGCTTGACGAGTTGCTGCACTGCTTCGCCGCGCAAGGGATCAAAGTGGTGCTCAAGGACTTCTCCCTGGGCCTGCCAGCACCCACAGTGGGGGCGGTGGCCTGGGACCCCGCAACCTTCCCCGCCCTCTCGGAGATCGTCTTCACCGCGGGCACGGCCTCCTCACCCGCCAAGGCCGCCATCCGCGCCCTGACCGAGGTGGCCCAGCTGGCCGGGGACTTCCGCACGGCCTCCCGCTACGAGCCCTCCGGCCTCTACAAGCCGCTGGCGCTGGACGACATCGGCTGGCTGCGCGCGGGCCCGACCGTCCCCCTTGAAAGCCTGCCCGACCTCTCGGCCGAGGACATCCGCGCCGAGTTGACCAAGCTGGCCGAGGCCATGGAGGAGCAGGACCTGCCCCTGTACGCCCTGGACCTGACCCGGGACGACCTGGACCTGCCCGCGGCCTACGTCTTCGCTCCGGGGCTGGCCTTTCGCGAACGCAGCAAGCACCCCTCCATCGGGCTGTACGTCGGCCGCCGCTTGGCCGAGGAAGAGGACCTTGAAACGGCCGTGCGGGGCCTGAAGGCCCTGGAGGAACACTACCCCCAGGCGCACTTCCTGGCCTTCTTCGAGGGCTTGGCCGCGCTGGCCTCGGGCGACGCGCGCGTGGCCTTCCTCAAGTTCGAGACGGCCGCCCCCATGCAGCCCGGCGATGAAGAGACCGCCCTGGCCAACTTCTACGCCGCCTACGCCCTGACTCAGCTGGCCGACTACCAGGGGGCCCTGCCCTTCCTGGACCGGGCCATCGAACTGGATACCGGGGCCAAGGAATACTTCAACCTGCGCGGGGTCTGCCGCTTCCGCCAGCACGAGTACGACCCGGCGGCGGCCGACTTCCAGTCAGCCCTGGAACTGGACTCCGGCTCGGCCATGGACCTGGCCAACCTGGGTCTGTGCCGCAAGCAGCAGGGACGGCTTGACGAGGCCGCGGACCATCTGCGCCAAGCCCTTGATCTGGACCCCTCGCTGGACTTCGCGGTCGAGCAGTTGCGGCTTGTGGAAGAGGCCGGCGGCCGTTGA